A single window of Nicoliella spurrieriana DNA harbors:
- the trpC gene encoding indole-3-glycerol phosphate synthase TrpC, with product MILDDLVSATSDRINLEMQQTPLATVKQAALKQPKTNAQDIYDRFLSTGVHVIGEVKKASPSKGIIVNDFPYLEIAEQYSAAGVTAISVLTEPDYFKGDLKYLQTITEHVDTPVLRKDFTIDPYMIYQAKASGAKIILLIVAILTPEQLSAYLKLAHQLGLAAIVEAHDEAEIKVALNAGAKMIGVNNRNLKNFTVSFENSIKLRPLVPKSVAFIAESGVKTVADVQKLAEIGVNGVLIGETLMRSNNKAAFIEAAQEID from the coding sequence ATGATTTTAGATGACTTAGTAAGTGCAACTAGCGACCGAATTAACCTTGAAATGCAGCAAACTCCGTTGGCAACGGTTAAGCAAGCAGCGTTGAAGCAACCAAAGACCAATGCACAGGATATCTATGATCGATTCTTGAGCACTGGGGTGCATGTAATAGGGGAAGTTAAGAAGGCCTCGCCATCGAAGGGAATTATCGTAAATGACTTTCCATACTTAGAAATTGCTGAGCAGTATTCAGCTGCGGGGGTGACTGCGATTTCAGTGCTGACCGAACCTGATTACTTCAAGGGTGACTTAAAATACTTACAGACGATTACTGAACACGTAGACACACCGGTCCTACGAAAGGACTTTACCATTGATCCTTACATGATTTATCAGGCTAAGGCTTCGGGAGCCAAAATCATTTTATTAATTGTTGCTATTTTGACTCCGGAGCAACTGAGTGCATACTTAAAATTAGCGCATCAACTGGGGTTAGCTGCAATCGTTGAAGCTCATGACGAAGCTGAAATTAAAGTCGCATTGAACGCTGGGGCTAAGATGATCGGGGTTAATAATCGGAACCTGAAAAACTTCACCGTCTCATTTGAAAACAGTATTAAACTACGACCACTAGTTCCAAAGTCAGTCGCATTTATTGCTGAAAGTGGGGTTAAAACGGTTGCGGATGTTCAAAAACTTGCTGAAATCGGTGTTAATGGGGTGTTGATCGGTGAAACCTTGATGCGTTCGAACAATAAAGCTGCGTTCATCGAAGCGGCTCAGGAGATTGACTAG